CCGGGGCTCTGCCCGCAGGTGGTGACGATCAGGGGGCCCTCCACCGCCTGGACGGGTACGGCCGAGGCCGCGCCCGCCGCCGATAGCATCATTGTGCCGATGAGTACCGCAATCCAGATATTCCGTTTCATAGAAGCACCTCCCGAATGTGCGCTCCAGTAGAGCCCCTTTCCCTGTTACGGGGGAACCCCGCAGGGTCCCCCCGGTTTGTCACGCTTCCTCTTCCGGCGATGGGGCTACCTGGACTCGCCGAACCCGACCTTCTCGAGCCACTCCGTGGGGTAGCCGACCTGGGTCTGCTTGCCCTCGGGGGTCATCACGTAGCCGTCCTGGTATTTGCCCACCAGGTACTCGCCGAGCTTCCACCAGGCGTTCTCCACGGCCAGCATGTTGGTGTAGGTGTAGTCCGTCAGGTAGGAGACCGCCTTGGCGGGATCCTTCCTGTAGAGCGCCAGGGCCTTCTCCTCCACCGCAGGCTGCTGCTCGAAGAAGAGCCCCTCGATGCGTTCCTGCAGGGCGTTGATGTCCTTGATCATGTAGGACCACTTGAGGCTGGCCCAGTTGTTGACGAAGTTGAAGGCCCACCAGGCGTGGTCGCGGTCGAAGACGTGGCGCTCACCCTCGGCCCAGGATTCGGGGACCTCGGTGACGCCGGCGTAGATGGGCACGTAGCAGGTGGTGTCCGGGGCGTCCTCGCCGAACCAGAGCACGCCGCCGATGGCGTCGGGCATCCAGCTGCGGCTCTGGGCCACGAAGCTGTAGGAGCAGCGGAACATGGAGAGCGCCCGTTCCCAGTCCTGATCCTTCTTCCCCTCGGGCCGCACGGACTTGGGCGTGGGCCAGCGGTTGGGGTTGCCGAAGGGGCCGGCAGCCAGGCCCTTGGTGAGGTCGTACTCGGTGCCTTCCAGGTGGTCCCGGAAGATGGCCATGAAGTCCTGGACGGAGACCTTCTCGTCGGGCTTCACGGAGAAGGGATAGTACTCGTCCTGGGTGATGGGCTTGAAGTTCTTCGAGGGGGCGAGCAGGTCCAGGGCCCTCCACTCGCGGCGGC
Above is a genomic segment from Synergistales bacterium containing:
- a CDS encoding C69 family dipeptidase — its product is MRTARVGKVLLLVCALVLAATAAYACTPLAAGKDATVDGSTMTSHTCDGWYDNRIQIIPGQTFEEGAMAPVYQEVCHGTRPASPLQKVLEIPQVEKTYTYFHIGYPFMNEHQLMIGESTWSGRAENRNSKGAFWIETLEIFGLQRAKTAREAIKVMGGLAEQYGYSDGGEALIISDGDEVWDFEICGPGPLWTPESGEPGAIWVARRIPDDHVFVIANRSRIGVVDFDDSENFMHSPNLRSFAREMGWWEEGEEFNFTAIYNPDPYGSDTYQSRREWRALDLLAPSKNFKPITQDEYYPFSVKPDEKVSVQDFMAIFRDHLEGTEYDLTKGLAAGPFGNPNRWPTPKSVRPEGKKDQDWERALSMFRCSYSFVAQSRSWMPDAIGGVLWFGEDAPDTTCYVPIYAGVTEVPESWAEGERHVFDRDHAWWAFNFVNNWASLKWSYMIKDINALQERIEGLFFEQQPAVEEKALALYRKDPAKAVSYLTDYTYTNMLAVENAWWKLGEYLVGKYQDGYVMTPEGKQTQVGYPTEWLEKVGFGESR